GCTGATTGCCGCCGTGTATACCATCCGCGCGCCACACAGCACGCAACGGAACGGATCGACGTTTAGAAAGGCTTTGGCCATCTGCACAAAATACAGCTTCGGTGTCGGTCCTGGCGTCGCCATCTTCAATGCTTCATACACCTTCGGCAGGTATTTCCCACACACCCGATTGGCCAGAAAACCAAAATACCGGATCATCCGGAAATGCTTTTCCGGGATGTGCTGCACCACCCGGCGCAGCATGTCGGCCTGGCTCAGCGTTTCCTGCTGATAGGTCTGTGTGCGGTGATCCAGGTAGGTGAAGCTCAACGTGGCCCCGTTGGTGTAATGCGCCAGACGACTGCCCGAGATCGGCGGTTTTTTCAGGTAGCGGCCCAGGTAATTGACGGTCTTTCGGCCGTTTTCCGTCTTCTTCGACAAGTGGATGTGCCAGTGCTGGCCGCCAGCGGTCAGTATCAGACGGTGCCAGTCGTTTTCACAGTGGATGTGGGCCAGCGGCGGCGGCATCGTCAGTTGCGAAAGCGGCTGTCCCAGCAGGTAATCGCGCACCAGCCACATCCAGCGCCGCCGCAGGGCCTCTTTGTGGAACGACAGATTTTTCCAGACGCCCTGCTCATCCAGGCCGCCCGCGGTCACCGACAGGTGGACGTGGGGATGCCAGTTGAGCCGCCGTCCATAGGTGTGCAGCGCCCCGAAAATCCCGACGCGCAAACCGCGCCGCTTGGCGGTGTAGATCAGGTTATCGGCCGCCAGACGAAACAGCG
This region of Pseudomonas cannabina genomic DNA includes:
- a CDS encoding IS91 family transposase, whose protein sequence is MRSRPADVASAPPAYKPRPLKNLFTANGCWADLLEAGGLRQIEVESISKMLACGTSILGVKHYTCGNDSCPHVKYLCNTCHCRACPSCGKKATDQWIAVQNNRLPDCPWQHLVFTLPDTLWSLFFYNRWLLDALFRLAADNLIYTAKRRGLRVGIFGALHTYGRRLNWHPHVHLSVTAGGLDEQGVWKNLSFHKEALRRRWMWLVRDYLLGQPLSQLTMPPPLAHIHCENDWHRLILTAGGQHWHIHLSKKTENGRKTVNYLGRYLKKPPISGSRLAHYTNGATLSFTYLDHRTQTYQQETLSQADMLRRVVQHIPEKHFRMIRYFGFLANRVCGKYLPKVYEALKMATPGPTPKLYFVQMAKAFLNVDPFRCVLCGARMVYTAAISGLTVQGLVLNAQAIAQMRYVKP